tcctctctgtgtcccatcccagctgggaggagaggatgtgcccccagccctgctcctcatGTCTGTTCCTGgtcccagcatccctgggattCACTCTGCCTGTACATGTGGGTGTCTATATTGGGGTACTGTGTATATTTTAGGGTCTATCATGAGCATATCTGGTTATAAATGTGATCTATCAGTACATATCCATTTCTCCCACATCTATCCACGGCTGGCTTCCCAGGAATGGGAATCCTTTGgacttttctgtgctgctcagactttaaaaaggaaaaaaaaaaaaaaaaagaaaagaaaaaaaaacacgAATCAGATCAGAATGAAGTTGTTGCCTGTGGcatcttctcttctccaggaacCCCCTCCCGATGGTCTCCATAGGCAGAAGAGGCTCTGGtgagctgctctcctggtgTTCCATTATCCTTTCTCCCTCCCACTATCTCCAACCTAAGGGCTTGTGTCTGTAAGAATGGGAATATTGGAAGAAATACctttggaagagcagcagctcccctgaCCCCAGGGCTGTCCATGGCCTCTGGGCTTCCAGAGCTCTgttcctgggcacagggatcccAAGAGACTCAGGTGTTTCCCAGATGTGCTTCCTGGGATTCCTTCCCCAGGGATTTCTTTGCTATTCTATTGTGAATGAAGCAAGGAGAAAGGAGAcaagaaaatactgaattttggGGAAACAAGACCAGCTCACCCAGGGAAGGCAGACTGGTAGAGCAGGATCCGAACAGTGTAGTGCTCAGCAAACTGTTCTTGAATCCAAGGAAAACCTGGGTGTGGGGTGTTTGGATAAATCTGAACAGGGTGAGGGGGGTTTTAAAAACCCTAAATCCTGTAGAGAAAcagagaggggagggggctCCTGGTTTTTCCCTCTGTGGGAACCAGGAGCTCGAGAGGAGGAGGATCTGCGTTGGACCAGCTTGCCTAAAAACTGGGAGCAGGCACAGCGAAGGGGCCGCGGAGGGGGATCGGCCCTGCCGAGCTCCAGCATCGCCGCATCTCCTGCAGGTCCAGGCGCGTTCCCCCCGCGGCACCGGGCCAAGGGAAACAGCGAGGGGCCGCACGGGGGCCGCTGTTTATCCTGGAGCCGGAGCCGGGGGCCCCGAGCCCGGGGATACAGCCGAGCCGAGGGCTCATTGCCGCATGGCGCTGCTGCTGGGGGCCGTGCTGCTGGCGGCGGGCGCTGCCGTGCCCGTGTCCCGGTCCGAGCCCCGCTCCGATAGCCCGGCAATGCCCCGGTCCGTGCCCGTGTCCCGGTCCgtgcccccggccctgcccgcgcCCCGGGAGCTGGCGCGCTCCGTGCTGGAGACGCACGGGCAGGAGCTGCGGCTGCTGCGGCTGCTGGGAGTCGCCAGGACGGTAGGAAAAGGGGAGCGGGTTCGGGAGGGGGGTGATCCCGGCAACGGcacccatcccatccatccccacgGAGCTTTTCTCCCGGCAGAGCTTCGACTGGGGAACGCACTTCAGCATCAACTTCACGGCCCGGCAGCCGCCCTGCCCCAAGCCCGCCCCGGACCCCCGCGGCTGCCGGGGCCGCCCGGGCAGGGTGAGCGTGGtgtgggacccccaaaaacccctccCAAAACCCGGGGCCAGGGGGGTGCCCGGGTGCTGAGCCCgctctgtccccaggtgcaGCGCTGCTCCGCCCAGGTGTCCGTGTTCACCTTCCTGCCCGACGTGCCGCTGTCGATGGTGGAGTGCGGCCGGGAGCCGGTGAGGGCTCCGGGAGCCCATCCTGGGGGTGTCCCCCTCACTTCAGGGGGTTTTTTGGCGCTGGAGTGAAACCCCTCCCTTTATTTCTCCCCGCAGCAGCCCGCTGACAgcgc
The nucleotide sequence above comes from Oenanthe melanoleuca isolate GR-GAL-2019-014 chromosome 2, OMel1.0, whole genome shotgun sequence. Encoded proteins:
- the LOC130250375 gene encoding uncharacterized protein LOC130250375 isoform X1: MKQGERRQENTEFWGNKTSSPREGRLVEQDPNSVVLSKLFLNPRKTWVWGVWINLNRVRGVLKTLNPVEKQRGEGAPGFSLCGNQELERRRICVGPACLKTGSRHSEGAAEGDRPCRAPASPHLLQVQARSPRGTGPRETARGRTGAAVYPGAGAGGPEPGDTAEPRAHCRMALLLGAVLLAAGAAVPVSRSEPRSDSPAMPRSVPVSRSVPPALPAPRELARSVLETHGQELRLLRLLGVARTSFDWGTHFSINFTARQPPCPKPAPDPRGCRGRPGRVQRCSAQVSVFTFLPDVPLSMVECGREPQPADSAQPRSPGTNPGRSSSSSSSSSSSSSSSSSSSGPPPAASVPAGTIPPSPVPSRAAIKRFRARTCACVG
- the LOC130250375 gene encoding uncharacterized protein LOC130250375 isoform X2, whose product is MKQGERRQENTEFWGNKTSSPREGRLVEQDPNSVVLSKLFLNPRKTWVWGVWINLNRVRGVLKTLNPVEKQRGEGAPGFSLCGNQELERRRICVGPACLKTGSRHSEGAAEGDRPCRAPASPHLLQVQARSPRGTGPRETARGRTGAAVYPGAGAGGPEPGDTAEPRAHCRMALLLGAVLLAAGAAVPVSRSEPRSDSPAMPRSVPVSRSVPPALPAPRELARSVLETHGQELRLLRLLGVARTSFDWGTHFSINFTARQPPCPKPAPDPRGCRGRPGRVQRCSAQVSVFTFLPDVPLSMVECGREPQPADSAQPRSPGTNPGRSSSSSSSSSSSSSSGPPPRPRSLQGPSRRPLSPTELQ